Part of the Corticium candelabrum chromosome 15, ooCorCand1.1, whole genome shotgun sequence genome, ATCTCAGATGTACAGATTCCAACTCTGTTTAGAATATTTATACAGACTAGGTCACAGGTTGCAATCTGTAAGATTGCTGGCATGGTTGCGGGTGGTTCTCCCATACTGAGCCACTTGTGGGTGTGGCATTGGAGGCACTCAGTGCCTGAGCCAACAAAAATGTAGAATCCAGATCCCTTTCTTTATTGCCATGGTCTTGTTCTGATTTTACTGTTATGCTATATAGTATGGCAAGCTAGGCCCATGTATGAATTGTGGTTGTTATCAGTAGCCTACTTTGCCATGCAGTCTTATGTGACGATTAGGTAACTAAGAATCAAAGCAAACATGCAAAGAGGTTGATAAAGATGTTATCAAACAttatagtactgtagtattgTCATTGTTAGTGGTATAATATCTTGGTTTGCAGACGTTTTTACAGTGACTTCATTACATCAGAAGCTTTCTATGTCATGGTTAACTGACCTCACTAACAAATTATTTTGTTATATTTAGAAGTAACTAATGTAACTAATGTAGGTATATGTGTTTCTTTAGGTAATGGAAGTAGCTTCTGGTGGAGTGAAGCCAGTCACTCTTGAACTTGGAGGAAAATCACCGTTAATAGTGTTTGAAGATGCTGACCTAAGCAATGCTGTGTCTGGTGCATTACTTGGTAACTACATGGCACAAGGAGAAGTAAATTTGATCATTGTGGTTGCTACCTGAACTGTGTTGACAATGACTTGCATTCATGCAGTGTTGTACCAATGGAACAAGAGTGTttgttcaaaagcaggtgaaGAAATTATTTGTGGAACAAGCAGTAGAGCGCGTGAAACATTTGAGAGTTGGAAACCCATTATTAAATGACACCCAACTTGGAGCAGTCATTTCTCTTCAGCACAGAGATAAAGTTGTAAGCTACGTAGATAGTGCAAGGAAAGAAGTGTGTTTTGCAATAAAGCAATTCAAGTGAGATATAACAAGGTGTCATTTGTGAGCAGGGAGCAGTAGTACTTTGTGGTGGAGAGATCTTTACTCCACCCGACTCTCGACTGTCTGGAGGTTTTTATGTTTCTCCTTGTGTCATTGATGAGTGCACTGATAATATGAAAGTGAACACTGTTGTCTGAGTGTGCCATATTTAGTATTGTGATGAGGGTTGGGTATTATGACAGGCCGTCCGAGAAGAAATATTTGGCCCTGTGATGTGTATTCTTGAATTtgaaacagaagaagaagtTATATCACGAGCTAACGACACTGAATTTGGGCTGGCAGCCGGAGTATTTACAAAGTAATGTTGTTCACATAATTGAAGATTGTGGTCCACtctatttgttgtatttattTCATTCTTTAGCAATCTTCAACGTGCCCATCGAGTTATTGCTGGTCTACAGGCAGGCATGTGTTGGGTGAATAATTACAATGTGCAACCTCCACAGATACCATTTGGTGGTTACAAGCAGTCAGGATTTGGACGAGAAAACGGTGAAGTGGCATTGAGTTACTACAGTCAGCTTAAAACTGTGTATGTGGAGATGGGAGATGTTGACTCACCCTACTGAAGATTGAATAAGACAAGGATTGCATTAGTGCAGTGGTGTTACTCGAGGAAGAACAAATGcttatggtgtgtgtgtgtgtgtgtgtgtgtgtgtgtgtgtgtgtgtgtgtgtgtgtgtgtgtgtgtgtgtgtgtgtgtagaactTTGTAATCATTCAATATGATCAATGTAGGTTTCCTTTTTCAATAGAGTAGGTGCAGCGATGTTTGCCATTTGATGGTGAAGATAATATATATGTTGTGTCAGCCAGTACACCTGTTAATTCAGTTATTGGCAAGAAATCATGTTGCTAGGACGTGTTCACGTATGTTCAAGTAATGGTTCTGTGAATATATCAGATGTTACACTATTCTGTATATGTATTCTTCAGGAGTCATACAATTAGCCAATATGTTATCTCTTGCGTGTTCTCGAGTGACGTTAGTTGGTGGTTGTTTGTAGATTTGTCAATCCTCCGCGTCGAGTCAGTTCCTGCTCTTGAGTGCCAACGTTGGCTGAAATCTAAGTAAACGTACATTTTGAAATGGCACTTCGCAAAGCATAAAGCGTCCTACTTGCACGTTTACGCGCGAGCTGTGCAACGGCAGCTGTTCGTCCGTTCTCTCACCATCCCCTCTTGCCTGGTTCACCGTTCCCTGTTTAGGTTTATATAATAGTTATCATTAGCTATCTATAATGTTCTGCTTACGTCTAGTCGACATTCGGAGTGACATTCGTCTAGTTCAGAGGGGCACGGAGTAGATAGCGATCTCAGAATAAGAGAGTCTTGCATACCGATATCCTTTAGTTCTTCCACCTGATCCTCAGAGAGTTTACTTCGTAAACTAGGTTTTATTCGAATAATTGGTTTGTATTTTCTGCGGAATAACAAACGATGTCTAAAGATGCAAAGTGGCCGAAGTATTTCAACAACCAGACCGATCGATGGTGAGTTCGCCTGATTGTAGAGAGTATGCTCTGCGGAGGGGATTTTTTCCCTTGTGGCGTTGCTTTCCGTCTAGTTGGGCTTTTGCGAAACTGTCTCCAACTTGGACTAGATCGTTGCTCTGTAGACACAGAGATATGATACTCGACTCACTCTAGTATTGGTGTGATCGACTTACCAGTTGATTAGAGGGAATTTGTTCAAGAGTCGTCTCTTCTGTCTCGCTGTCGGAATCAGATTCGTTTTCGAATACTTTCCTAGGGTTGCCGTAGAATAGCTACGGGACAATTTGATAATACCGGCTAACTAGGGTTGCTTTCAGGTCTAGAATACTTCGATCGTTACCTCGATAGCTGAGTCACTTTGCCCTACTTCGATATCGGCAAGACATTTCGTTGCCATCACTAGCTTTCTCGTTGGAAGAACGCGCATGAGTTGTACActattgtgacgtcacgacattgtcacttaattaaaacgGACACTGAACGTAAATTTAGATGTCTCGACTACAGTTTCATCGTCGTTAACGCGTTGTCTATACCAGGTGCTCACCAGAATTTTGTAAGCTAAAGAGGGAGTTGGGTCGGTTCAGATGCACATTTTGATTGggattatttaattaaccgCAAATCCCGTACCTTGTATGCAGGGATTACCAAGGTTTGTGGGTGTGGCCGGGTGTTTACGTAAACCGCTAGTAAAAAGGGCCTAGAACAAAGGTAAATCGTTTCTAGACTTACGTAATGAGAAGTGTTAGACGTAGGAGTATACTTTCAATTTTTGCCCATTCAATGTACAAAGCGAGAAAAacgttcattaattaattcatttagTGTACTTTCACGTAGCAACGTTTGGAAGTCACGTGTGATTATACTGAGTGCTGATTGGTTGCTACTGCAGTGGAGAGCAGAGCGTTGCTACGAAGCTCGTTTTGAGGGTCTGTGCTTTGCATCTAAGAATAACTATTCGAAGATATCAGGAGCAACCTTGTCAGTTTCATAACCGAGATCTTCACACACCCAcaacacacgcgcacacaccgGCTATATAGGTATCCAGATGTGCATGCCCTTTGTAACTAGTTGCCGATAGCCTCACCCcggacgcagtgtggattgcagccccggatgcgctgccatcactatgtctggtatggtaccgccctttgcggtcaccgttaatcatgtccctagggacatgattagtgtcagttacaagtgtactttgtcggtgtagtagattacaggaaacgactgtcGCTGAGATCTTCGCTAATTTGCTTGCAGTACGTAAGCAGCAGTACAATGCGTtgcagtagaggcatatgacgcattgcagcttcaactgagaacctgtgtacgcgttcaaaggcgaATGGTGCACTGCAAGTGTCATTTCTGATCTTCCATTTCACCGCTACGCTCTCTAaagtagctgcaatctcttactaacgcttgacagcggcctaaaatcgcaatatcgacaagtacagaggctagaacaacgtcaaagtccaatcgaaagctcagttcctagctaataacattagtatgacacgcgctgaagaatttgattacgtacttactcccgcccagaaaggcggtaccataccagacgtacagtggtgatggcagcgcatccggggttgcaatccacactgcgtctgagGTGAGGCTAagttgccgagcgtagcgaggcttctagtcctggtcgcacaacagaaatgggcgtggtcctatatggctcttcatcgagcttttggtatatgtgtgtgtgtgtgtgtgtgtgtgtgtgtgtgtgtgtgtgtgtgtgtgtgtgtgtgtgtgtgtgtgtgtgtgtgtgtgtgtgtgtgtgtgtgtgtgtgtgtgtgtgtgtgtgtgtgtacacacaaatctcctctcatgaccacgtttcatgatagaacctaccttaaaaatcgttaccgtgtccgactacagatgagtctaagaacgattcgtgcatgTAACCAAACGgtgaagaaaatgcttcatgaagttccgtcgtccatccttttgtattgtagctaaggactgtgtgtacttgacaaccaagaaacaccttcagtcAACTATtgacacgtcccgtactaaatcctttactacactgtgctgcatctaacactgttgatagtcaatatTTGCttatatcaatttctatgtcagtaaataccataccactgtcgttacaacggaactgagggcatacctagactgtacatttcaattgtcttgatcacgatcgcaaaactacgactacctataccaagcctctatacgtaatctaaactactaggaagtttgcatgtttacttccatgacggctagggtttcaacaaatacgtattgtctagatAGGACttggcgtttcagtagacggtctgaaactCCGTTACttacgaacgcgaggcgcctacggataccgtacaactagtataCTTAATTGTATTCACGAACGATAGATTACCGAGAGGACGCGCCAGAAACTAATTGATATCTAACAATCTCACGCTTAATCATAGTTCCTAGTAAAGCTGCAAGAAAAAACAACCAAACCCCCCAAAAACATCAAGCGTGTCCCGTTTCGTACCTCTGTGGAGTCTTGACTTGTCTTCCAAATCTCTAGTGCATTTAGGATTGTCCGGGTGTGTTGACATGTCTGGTGGCAGGAGGTGTCTGATCGGCAGTGTCGGAAAActgttgtcattgtcaacCTCGTTAATTGCTGTCTCCGAATAGTGCTCTAGGTTCCCATGACTGTTCTAGCTGTAATCGGTTCTATTTCTGTAGTGTCTGCCTCTTGCCGCGATCGCTGGCGTTGTTCTTAGTTGGCTCGGTCTGCAAGACTTGTGGTCGCCTCCACATTTCACCTCCAGgggcggattcaggatttttGGTTGGGGGGTTCCGTAACGTCACAAAGGTTAGGATCAGCCAcgcctccagatataaattagctatttaatcatctataccATAGAACGAAAGTatgcgttaattaatgaatctacagtaccgaacaatttgaattgattttgCAAGCCTACAAGTCTTtcgctagacaggcaaatgttaccgctctttcttttctttcgaaAAAAGCTTCTATAGATCGACATAtatggtttcatgaaattgtgatgttgtgaccatcaaatatattttcatgagatggaaaataactactttgaaacattatcattgcaaggaagtaaCGAAATGGTGATGTTCGAGCTGGGCCAATTAAAAAGTCACGGTTTGATTTCAACTAGCACTTTAGTCTTCAAGTCCCGGAAGAAGTGGGGGCGCGGCTCACACAGAGCCGCATCCGCCACACCTTTTTCCTGACTGCAAGCCTGAAATGCCTCTATTTTACAGAAAGAAGCCTTCGCAACGTTTTTTGAATGTCTTGGCAACTTGAAGTCTGAAAAGGCTAGCTTCTTTCAAGCGACGACTTTCTAGCTAGGGCAGCCAAACAAAGATGTCAACTGACGATGTGAAGCCGTTCAGCACGTTCTTCCATGGGCTGAATTGGCGCATTGTGCCCAATGTTGGAAGAGTCTACGATATGGTAGTGTTGTCAGCCACGTACCGTACAGGCAGGTAGCTAGATAGCTAAATTGAGCAAGAGCTAGTACGGTAAGTGTTGGGACTGTTGACAATGAACAAGAGTGTCTAGCTAGTGAACAGAAGCTCTAGTGAACACGCAGATCTATAGTCGCCGTAAACAGAATACATAGTAGCcgatagtcgccgtgaacagaatagtccccggtgaacgtGAACAACATTGTCATCTGTGAACAGGATTATAAGTCGCCTGTAAACAGGATAGTCACCATGAACACTATGCATATGGCTAGtatgaacatgcagaatagtcgtcgtgaacaggatagtcgcctgtgaacaagatagtccccggtgaacagaatagtccccgctatggtgggttcaaattgcgtgaacaagatagtccccggtgaacagaataggagcaaatatgaacagaataggagcaaatatgaacagaatagtccacgtgaacaggatagtccccgtgaacagaatagtccctgtacaagCCCTTTTGAAAAACTTTCAAATCGCTACACCGTAGTCTTGATAATGTCTGTGATCGTCACTAATGTTGGTCGAGGCTCATTTTACAGCGATCACTGTCGTGTGGTTCCGATATGGGGTCCCGTCTCAATGTAGCCATCAATCGGTGCCGAATTGAGTGTGTATCTGTAAGAAACTGTTGTAACTGTAAGCGATGCGTTCTAAACGTCGCCTTGGTGAGTTTAGTTGTCGCGCGGAACGCCTACCTGCCCACACCCACGCTCACCCTAACTCAGTTCAAAAAAGATCGCCAGAACCGGGCGATTTTTTTTGGGACAAGGTTTGGGAACCTAGCCGCTGCAGCGAATGCGCTTTGCTGTACGAGGCTACCGGCGCGCCAATTGATTCTTGGTAGtgaatggacatgttacaaccgcgattttgacataaacgaactgctgccttttgcgcatctttcgagcagtaacctgcaccgtttattgaaagggggccctcagttttgagtgtcgttcgctgaacgttgctctctcggcacaaatcgacttcaaataaattggacggcaggtaaagtaatttttaattactatgttttgcggttaaataaaaatttgcagttttcttgaaatattttttggaAGCGGGCATCTGCTGcgcacattattaattaactggattgaattgtgtgtcaatatttacattgtggcgtgccctgcatacatcaaattgtgtactatttattgcaaatttatttcctgtgtccaattaaataatatgcaattaattaattaccaatacaattagaacagtgcaaagtactcaggcaatttaattctatttcacaactactcctacaaaagatttattaacagataaacactatacaattaaaatgacagcatacaatatgtgtgtgtacacaatatttattaattaagcattatctagttggtataaacacgtacatgaaataatctatagacacttcaatactcattacaaatcagatcatttaatgcaaaccacataataattactaatgcatagaatcattgtagatggatgaCGACTACgtattcataactctgctggttgtcacacagctacagtattattgaggtaatgtatgtttagagctagcattggttttaattaaattaaattaattaatttaagttcagttgcttaatttgatggtatcagtcattgcgttgttgGCACTTATAGGTATACATTGTATATGCCTTTTGCcaactggtattgtattgcaaactatataattaCTATGGCATTGTGATATGGTTTGGTGacgtgaatgacagttatataattagtatactgtgtgtgtgtgtgtgtgtgtgtgtgtgtgtgtgtgtgtgtgtgtgtgtgtgtgtgtgtgtgtgtgtgtgtgtgtgtgtgtgtgtgtgtgtgtatttgaacagcaaatatttgtgtgtgtgtgtgtgtatatatatatatatatatatatatatatatatatatatatatatatatgttagaggtgataagaaataattgtattatggctctttgtgaagtgatgaaatattttgacattcactaacacatgtacaatccaaGAGAGATGACATCTGTCTTTATTGATGATTTAACTATGTGTCCTtatgatttttgtttttgcttgttttggtttttgtttgttggggtgaaaagtttaaaccactgtatctgtacattgcttctgcactctcATAAAGAACATTATCTTTTTACGAATTTCCAaatcattcaaaatttagtacacttttgagctagttagtaacttgattccgtattccaaaacttaattgtctgtactggcaaaggcaacaagtagacaactcaagggagtcacttggacaaggcaaatagtagcatggggcagcacgtgcagtatgatcgagtcaactttctcattactatcaatggaactagaaatggttgccaattcttgagcaacatttctgctatatGTTGCTGAGAAAGTCACCGAGATTTCTATTATGCTGCAAATAATAATTCAATTGTTCATAAAACCAAGATAATTCAGTCTgagaatcaacaaaatcattctctcgactgcatggccagcacaaaAC contains:
- the LOC134191072 gene encoding 4-trimethylaminobutyraldehyde dehydrogenase-like encodes the protein MLPSCRFGFIMRERARLFVRGMSRVLLEKLNYVGGSRVDVMSSEKFHVVEPATGNIMTTAGVSGAEDVENVVKSGVKGFQKWSRLSGPERGIVMHKAASLIQQRVDEIAELESRDCGKPMWENKGDILFAADTVGFYAGLAANLHGEHFQLAGGSFAYTRREPLGVCAGIGAWNYPFQTACWKMAPALACGNSMVYKPSPLAPLSSVVLGEILLEAGVPPGVFNVVQGNADTGKMLASHPSIAKVSFTGSVATGKKVMEVASGGVKPVTLELGGKSPLIVFEDADLSNAVSGALLGNYMAQGECCTNGTRVFVQKQVKKLFVEQAVERVKHLRVGNPLLNDTQLGAVISLQHRDKVVSYVDSARKEGAVVLCGGEIFTPPDSRLSGGFYVSPCVIDECTDNMKAVREEIFGPVMCILEFETEEEVISRANDTEFGLAAGVFTNNLQRAHRVIAGLQAGMCWVNNYNVQPPQIPFGGYKQSGFGRENGEVALSYYSQLKTVYVEMGDVDSPY
- the LOC134191073 gene encoding uncharacterized protein LOC134191073 isoform X2, whose product is MATKCLADIEVGQSDSAIELFYGNPRKVFENESDSDSETEETTLEQIPSNQLSNDLVQVGDSFAKAQLDGKQRHKGKNPLRRAYSLQSGELTIDRKYKPIIRIKPSLRSKLSEDQVEELKDIGMQDSLILRSLSTPCPSELDECHSECRLDARGDGERTDEQLPLHSSRVNVQISANVGTQEQELTRRGGLTNLQTTTN
- the LOC134191073 gene encoding uncharacterized protein LOC134191073 isoform X1; the encoded protein is MATKCLADIEVGQSDSAIELFYGNPRKVFENESDSDSETEETTLEQIPSNQLSNDLVQVGDSFAKAQLDGKQRHKGKNPLRRAYSLQSGELTIDRKYKPIIRIKPSLRSKLSEDQVEELKDIGMQDSLILRSLSTPCPSELDECHSECRLDGTVNQARGDGERTDEQLPLHSSRVNVQISANVGTQEQELTRRGGLTNLQTTTN